The Camelina sativa cultivar DH55 chromosome 18, Cs, whole genome shotgun sequence DNA window ttgagtttcttttaaTGATTGGATCGAGCTAAAGATATGTTTGAAGACTTGTTTTACCAAAACATGACTCTAGTTAGACTGGTTTCGAAATTTTATTTACTGTTGAATGTGTTATCTATGGTGTGAGGATGAGATTAGCTTGATCTGTGGATTTTGGCTCTATTGATTTGTTGACTTTATTGTGAGTTGGAATCTCAGGGaggagagtttttttttcatttttcttgaGATTCCCTCTATTAGCTCTGCTCTGCTCTGTTTAGTTTAGGCTTATACCCTAAAAGAAAACTCTTCCAAGTTCTCTACTCTGATTTTGATATCAAACTGTCCTTTTGGTTGGTGTTTGATATTTTCTGTTGccaaattaataaacatttcTCTTAAATATGGTTTTCAAAAACTGTAAATCTACATTGTTTGAGTTTTAATTATAGAATAGCCCTTTGCATGCTTAAGATATATTCAAACACCATGGCATGGGGAATAAATTGCTCAGCTTGGTGTTGTACTTATCATTGGACACAGAGTTCACTTTTTAGAGTCATGAATCTTCTGAAACAATAGACTCCATTTACATGTACTGATACTAATAGGCCTTCATCTTTTGCAGGATTGTTTGTTAGCTTCTGCAATGGACTCCCCACAATCTGTTGTTTCACCATTCAAGATCGGTGAGTCAGAGAACGAGAACTCAAATTCTGTGCAGAGCTCTGGAAACAGATCGAATGGCATGAATTCCAATGGGAAAGATTCTAAAAGTTGTGGCCGGGAAGACCTTGTTGGTACTCTTGAGGTTTATGTCCATCAGGCAAGGGATATCCATAACATTTGTATATATCACAAGCAAGACGTTTATGCCAAGCTTTGCCTTACAAATGATCCTGAAAAGTCTGTCTCGACCAAAATCATCAATGGTGGTGGGAGAAATCCGGTTTTTGATGACAATGTTAAGCTTGATGTCAGGGTTCTGGACACTTCCCTCAAATGTGAGATTTACATGATGAGCAGGGTGAAAAATTATCTTGAAGACCAGCTGCTTGGTTTTACTTTGGTTCCTATGTCGGAACTGCTCTTCAAGAATGGGAAACTTGAGAAAgagttctctctttcttccacTGATCTGTACCATTCGCCAGCTGGTTTTGTTCAATTGTCACTCTCCTACAATGGATCCTACCCTGACGTGATGGCTATTCCCTCTATGCCTTCGTCTGTTTCTGTTGATGAAACTACCAAGGATCCAGAAGGGTCTGAATCAGTTCCAGGTGAGTTGGATAAGATAGAGTTTCCAGATCCTAATGTCGCGAACGAAAATGAGAAGATGGTTTCCGAGTATTTTGGGATCTCCTGTTCCACTATTGACTCAGAAACTTCTGACAGCTTGGTTACTTCCGATGCTGAGAATCATGTGACCAATTCTGTCACTTCAATACTGAAGCAAGATTCACCTGAGAGCAGCAATGCAACAAATGGAGCTGCTTCTCCTCACGCTTCAGCTCACTCCGCCACAGAAACACCAAACCATGAACATCTCTCTGTCGTGAATTCCAAAGCGAGTTCCCAGGAGTCAGGGAGCGAGGCTTCAGGTGAGACATCCGAGGAGAAGATTGTGAAATCCGTCCTCACTCTGAAAGTTGAGCCGGAGTCAAAGGTGGTACAGCAGGATATCGTCGACATGTACATGAAAAGCATGCAACAGTTTACTGATTCACTGGCTAAGATGAAGCTTCCTCTGGACATTGATAGCCCAACAAAATCAGAGAATTCAAGCTCTGATTCTCAGAAGCTGCCAACACCAAAGAGTAACAACGGATCCCGTGTGTTCTATGGGAGCAGGCCCTTCTTCTGAGCACCTGTTTTACCAAGTTCAGACGAAGACCACAGATCACCCTCAGACTTTTCTAATGAAGAAAGACTAATCCTAATGatgtaattttataatgtaCCATTTGATGTTATATCTGGTCAGCTTGATGCTTTAGTTGATGTGAGTTATTATGTATCACTAGCCTTTACGCTATTAGAACTATGTCCGCATGATATGAACTTCTGCTTCCTAATCATGTTTGTATTTTATGAGTAACTGATCTTACATCCACAAGAATCTTTAAAGCATAGTGATCAATGCTAAGATTGCTTAATTATTCGTACAATCATCATATGGTGTGATTGTCACTCTCTGGACCCATTTGCTCTTTGTGACTATCAAAGAGGTGGTCCCTTAGGTGGGGAGAGAGAGGCAAAGGATCCAATGATTCAGCTTTCTGAAAAAATCTTTAGAACAAATGTTTGGATGTTCTCTGGTTAGTTGAAGTGTCTTTGTCACAGGATCTTGAGGTTGCTTTACTGTCTTTATACCATGTGGTAATAAAGATAAGGGATCCAACAGTAGATAAGTAATGATTCAAAGCATTACAATAAGGCAAACATAATGTAATGAAAATGGTTTTGCCTAATTAAACTCCTTTCTCTTACTGTTCATTTGTAGCTAGCTAGCGAGCATTAGAGAGGAACTTGGTTGACTTCATTGGCTCTGGTGATCATATGCCGTTTGCAGATCCAGGCGATGGACCCATCATCTCTGTATCTAACTCGCCACAGGCCAAACTTTTCTGCAATATCCCTCCCGGCTGAGCAATTCTGTTCCCTCAAGTAATCGATGAGCCACTGTTGAGCTGCTCTTTGGTCTTGCTCCTGAATATCTCTATCTCTGCCTCGGTTCCTACCCAATGCAGCAGCGACCCCTATGGCTCCTGCAGCTCCGGCCGCTCCAGTCATGACAGCTGGGTTGGCTAGGTGAGCGATAGCATGGCCCAAGTCAGGTATCATGTGCCCCATCCCAGCTGCCCAGTTTGCTCCTATCCTCAATGCAAAAGTCACCAGTTTCATGAAGTTTGTCATGTATGGAGCCAAGCACTTCACAGCGTGGTTGTCTATCTGCATCACGTCACACCCAAGTTGATCTTCTACGACGTGCATTTCACGTCTAAATTCGCATAACATGTGTATCCTTAGAGCAACCATGCCAGGAACCATAGCTGTGATCAGTCTTCTCCCGTAGTTCTCTGCTCTGATGAAGTAAAACATGTTTGGAACTTTTCTTTCATCCATCTGGACGTTATAGTTGACAAGGTAATTCACTTTGTGATGAAGCTGGATCAGAAGTCTGTGCTCATAGTATCTCACTCCTTGGATCTCTTGTTTCACGTCTCGTACCTCTTGCTCGATAATCTTCAGTCTCTGAAGTACTGCTTCTAGTCCCTTGGCGATTCCACCGAAGCTAGGATCAACTTTTTCCAGCTCATTGGTCACCGATACATGATTATCTGCTTCGGGGTCGTCGGTGGGAACTTGTAGTTCTTGGGCTAAGTTGTGCAGATCATGGTACCTTCTTTGCAATACTTCTCTGAAATCATCATCAGACAGGAGGTTTCGGGCTAAATCAAATCCGGCTCTTAGAACAGTCTTACCTGAATCTAGAACAGAGTCCCATATGTGTTGATAGTCATACATAGTCTCTGCAGGAACTGATGATAATGCTTCTTTTAGTCTCTGGAGGGAAACAAACTGAGTTTTTCGAAATCGCGGTGGAGTCAAGTCCTGGACACATTGTGGTCTTATGATGTGCTCAAGGAGGATTACACCTTGGCAGCTGCTCTGGATAGCCGGAATGATTAGCTGGTGAATGAGCCTCAGTGTCTCTGTCAAGCTCTTTGTTGAACAAGCAAGAACATCAATGTAATTTCCCAACTGTCCTCCAAGCTCCACTCTAATGTTAATGCCATGGATCGTTATGGCGATGAGGTGCTTTTCCAGACTATAAGTAGCCCCGTGTTGGTTCTTCAGTTCCATGATTCTGTTATGAAGATGCACCTGCGCAGGCAATATGAACGATTGGTAAGGTTTAAGTTAAAGAGATGAAAGAAACAGGTAAGTGATTTTGAGCCCTTGCCTGTAAACGAGGGAACAATCCAGCTGTAAGAAACATGTGACTTGAATCATCGCACTGGAGATGCCGGCCTGAATAAACACAGTCATGTGTGTTTATCTGCCATTTCTGTGTCTTTCCTCTGCCTTCTTCTAGAATCGATGGGACTAACAATGAAGTGTCAGGACTGGAAGGGTCTTGTTCATAGCAAAGTTCtactttcttcatcatcttcacaagGTCACACGCATCAAAGTGCTCAAGTACCTTTGAGGTCATCCCTGGAATTGGACTCTGTAAACTACTTCTCAACATCTTCTCTAGCTCTTTCCTGCTAACAAATC harbors:
- the LOC104761594 gene encoding uncharacterized protein LOC104761594 isoform X2, yielding MDSPQSVVSPFKIGESENENSNSVQSSGNRSNGMNSNGKDSKSCGREDLVGTLEVYVHQARDIHNICIYHKQDVYAKLCLTNDPEKSVSTKIINGGGRNPVFDDNVKLDVRVLDTSLKCEIYMMSRVKNYLEDQLLGFTLVPMSELLFKNGKLEKEFSLSSTDLYHSPAGFVQLSLSYNGSYPDVMAIPSMPSSVSVDETTKDPEGSESVPGELDKIEFPDPNVANENEKMVSEYFGISCSTIDSETSDSLVTSDAENHVTNSVTSILKQDSPESSNATNGAASPHASAHSATETPNHEHLSVVNSKASSQELGSEASGETSEEKIVKSVLTLKVEPESKVVQQDIVDMYMKSMQQFTDSLAKMKLPLDIDSPTKSENSSSDSQKLPTPKSNNGSRVFYGSRPFF
- the LOC104761594 gene encoding uncharacterized protein LOC104761594 isoform X1, producing the protein MDSPQSVVSPFKIGESENENSNSVQSSGNRSNGMNSNGKDSKSCGREDLVGTLEVYVHQARDIHNICIYHKQDVYAKLCLTNDPEKSVSTKIINGGGRNPVFDDNVKLDVRVLDTSLKCEIYMMSRVKNYLEDQLLGFTLVPMSELLFKNGKLEKEFSLSSTDLYHSPAGFVQLSLSYNGSYPDVMAIPSMPSSVSVDETTKDPEGSESVPGELDKIEFPDPNVANENEKMVSEYFGISCSTIDSETSDSLVTSDAENHVTNSVTSILKQDSPESSNATNGAASPHASAHSATETPNHEHLSVVNSKASSQESGSEASGETSEEKIVKSVLTLKVEPESKVVQQDIVDMYMKSMQQFTDSLAKMKLPLDIDSPTKSENSSSDSQKLPTPKSNNGSRVFYGSRPFF